Genomic segment of Melanotaenia boesemani isolate fMelBoe1 chromosome 10, fMelBoe1.pri, whole genome shotgun sequence:
TGAATTTAACTTCTGTAATGAATTATAAACATTGGTTTTAAACACTTTTGCATTTTAAGGCAATGACTGCACTTTGTGCCTTGTGTTTCTGGTGGTCAACCattgctgatttatttttattcttttaaaaaaaattatatatatatatatactttagcTCATACTACACCTTGATGAGACGTGCAAAGTACTCTCCTTTGATGTAGTTGTCTGTTTTCAAGTAAATCTCTCGCAGTTCGCTGGCTCCCACTGGGTTATACTTGGAGTTGAACTTGTCAAACCGATGAAACGTTTGTCTTccctgtgagaaaaaaaaaaatgtgtaagagtgtaaaatttaaatacCAATTATCACAATAATCCCCACTTTATAGAAGTGACTGTAAGCATTTACACATTACAAATAATTAGCACCTAGCATGCAACATTGAATTTGCTCTTACAGCGTGCACGTCCAGTGAATCTACAGTGAGGTCGTAAGGGTCCATGTTGAGGTTTTTGAAGACTTGCTCGAGTGTGATCTTCTGGTTGCCTTTCTCCAAGACCACACGGTCTGCCTCCGTATGGTATGTGGTTTGTATGAATTTTAGCAGATGCTTCTGGTTCATGCAAGCAGCAGCGTGTATGTGCGTGTCAACCTGAGTTTAGCataaagaaaacagtgaaatgCACCTTTAAAATTGGTAATAATTAgggaaatgtctttaaaaagtttattttttatgtatttatttattcatttatttatttatttaacctttatttactATTAACAACAAATTCTTATTTACAATGTTGGCCTGGCAAGAGCCAGAAAGCACCTCTAGGACAGAACAAAAAAACCTATAAtgcacataaatttaaaaaaatcatttaaaatttttaaaagtagTATTAGGTTTTAGCAAAACATTTAGAGGTGTCAACAACTGTCTGCACCCaacattaaatggaaaaaaatgccaACCAACCTTTCTAACGTTGTAGAAGTCTCTGTGTGGGACGCTTTTCAGCTCTTTCATCTCTGCCATCTCATTCAGCATTTCATGAAGGTGAAATTTGGAGGCCAGGAAGTTCAATCGTCTGTGACAATAGGTTTTCCTACAATGATGCCACACAATAAGATTGCAGCTCCACTCTGTTGAAAAATCTTTCACTATAGTCAAAGATTAGAACATAGCAGCACTATTTGGTGGCTATTAGTCCAATTAATATGTCACTTTTCATACAGAATATTAAAACAACTTGTGTACTCACGTTGGACCATCAGCTATCATTGCTAGCACATGGCTCAGGTCTATAGCAAAGGTTTCCAGGTCAGGGTAAGGCAGGCTGAGTGGCTGCTGTTGTTTCAGGGCTTCTGCATTTTCATAAACATTAACTATGCCATCTTTCATCTGCAGCTCATAGTTTAGGTTCTCAGGAATACCCTCCATAGAATACAAGTCCTCTTCTTCATGAGGGAAGGGCCAGATGTCTACAGATCATTGGAGCAGATAAACAAAACCCCAAAACTAAGTTTCACAGATTAACAGTTGCATACTAGTAATCTGCAAGAATTACACCCAGATTATGATGATGAGCCCATAATCTCCAAgaaatttacattattttattctaatttttgCCTTTGAGGTAAGATCTCTGAGCTAATTCAGCTGCACCATGTTGCCCTTagttgttaaatgtgttgtttatctgGTTGTGGAAGCTTTGACCTTGTTGCATGAGTAACTATTCAGCCATGTCTGAGTTGACAGTAATACTTTGTCACACTACAACTGCATCAAGCTCATAATTACCAGACTAACTTCTAAAATTTGGTTTTCTGTATGGACTTTCAAAGACCAGACAGTAGGATTTGCAACTACTAACAACTTCAGTAAATATATTGGTAAATTTAGCCTCACATGTTACACTTACACACTAAGATTTGCTTTCAGCGAGTTGTACTCAGCAGAAACTTCTGAATGTGTGTCCTTTAATCTGTAGTCAGGAATAGTCTGACCGTGGCCCCACACACTTTTGCACTAACACTGACTCACAAAATCAGTTCAAAATAGCTGCCAAAAGCTGATACAGTGATTCATGCTTACCAAAGATTACAACatgcaacatgttttaaaaaattgcaTCAACCATTACAATATGAGCTGTAAAGTTATCTAATAGCTgaaagtttttgtttcttttaaaatgaaagttatAAACTCATCAAGTTATGCCTGTAATTGTATTTGAGGAACTTGCTTTCAGTGGTTTGCATGTCCTGCATTGATAGATTTCAGCTTATCATGTAAAGCTTTCTGTCCGCAGCCACTGGTCTAGGCTGTTAACTTTATATGCTAAAGTGGTGCTGCTTATCCCAGTTACTACTAATAGATGGTTAATCGTTCTTTTATCAGAGAGTACAACCTTAGCTGTATGTGAGGTAGAATTGCTTGAGTTTTTTAAGTTTAGCATAACACCAAATAACCTCCACCTTGATAAACTTACTATAACTCTAAAAAATGTATACCGTGTAGGAGAATTGTCCTTTTTaacaggtttttatttaaattgcaCCTACCTGGTAAGACCTCATGCTCCTCCTGCCACTTCTCATTTTCAGCGTTGCGGAGAAAGCGTGCAGTAGTTCTGGGGAAGCGATGGTAGGCCAGCTTGGAGTACTTCTCTCGGATGATCAATGCCTTAAGGAGACTCTTGGATGCTAGTTCATAATCCTCAACTGTGACCTGAACATCAACATGGTAAAAACAAAGTCATGGCAGCAATTAATTGAAACTATTAAACCTGGTAAAATGCATCTCTATCTGCTGTTACCTTACATTTAAGTCTTTATGCATCTAGTCTTTTTTTATACCAGTGCTGACTACAACAAATAAACTGGAACAGTTGTTCATAATTTTTGTAGTTATAAACACTTTGTACCCCTGCACAGTAATCCCCACTGATTGTAACTCTCTGGAAGTCTGGGGAGTCTTCTGGGAGCACAGAATCATACACTATTGTGCTCTGCCTTGGAGATGCCCCAGGGGCCCAGTCAACACTTTCAGGTGAAGATAGTGACTGTGAACGCTTCAACAAGAAATGCTTCTTCCTGATAATGAACAGAAATGACACATAAGAATCTCCTGTCAATCTcctgtcaagttttttttttttttttttgtgaataaatAGAGATTTATTACCTTTGAACTGACTCCTGAGACTGTTGCTCAGCCAGCTCCTTTTGCAGAGCCCTCTCCCTGTCCTCGTGCAGGCCAATGGGACAATCTTCCGGCACAGTGAACAGTGCTATAGCATCCTTGGTGTTTTCCTCCTTCAGGGCGGAGGCATACACCTTCTCTGCAATCAGGCGTACCCTCTCATCTGCCTCGCTCATTGACATTCTGGGGAAAAGCCGTGGCATATCTGGGAAAGTTgtgaaaaatatgatttttttttttattcttgccCAATAAGgtcatgattaaaaatgttgatCAGGAATTGAAGTAGACTGTTATATTAGTTGTTTATTAGGTTTTAGCTTTAGCAAGTGGCTGACATGTAATATTTCATCTCTTAAATGTGATGAAATGTGGCATCACTTAAAGCTGAAACAACATTATCTCAGCGACGGCAGTAAACACAAATGCCAAGAAAATACTTGAGACGTTTTGATTATGAGTTTGAAGTAGGGGGAGGGGGTGTTTTGCAGAATCTCATTTTAccacaaaaatgtaaacatgtgcAGAGTGGCTGACTCATGTTTCGGTGCTTTCTAAAGACTCAGCCAATGTGTCCGGCCAGTTACAGAAAACTTAATCCCTGTCCTGTGTTTCAATGTGACAGTGTGAACCATTACCTAATTTGAAGGGGGGTAAGGTTTCACAAGACCACACTGCATGTTTCCACTAATTATTTCTCATCTATCGATGTACGGTTGTTTGATGTGAAATGAGTAACATCGGTCcagcaaaatattaaaatgcagtGTTGAGTTACGAGTGTTATTACATGTTAGTTTGTCATTTATTTCCACCAAAGACTCATTTTAAGGAGTTTGACCACCAATGTTTATAcagagtttttttgttgttgttttcacgCTTTAGTGCTTGTGCTGTATTTTTGCATTTAGCCAAAGAAATCTTTAGTTCAA
This window contains:
- the ampd3b gene encoding AMP deaminase 3b isoform X2, which gives rise to MAQITTEDMPRLFPRMSMSEADERVRLIAEKVYASALKEENTKDAIALFTVPEDCPIGLHEDRERALQKELAEQQSQESVQRKKHFLLKRSQSLSSPESVDWAPGASPRQSTIVYDSVLPEDSPDFQRVTISGDYCAGVTVEDYELASKSLLKALIIREKYSKLAYHRFPRTTARFLRNAENEKWQEEHEVLPDIWPFPHEEEDLYSMEGIPENLNYELQMKDGIVNVYENAEALKQQQPLSLPYPDLETFAIDLSHVLAMIADGPTKTYCHRRLNFLASKFHLHEMLNEMAEMKELKSVPHRDFYNVRKVDTHIHAAACMNQKHLLKFIQTTYHTEADRVVLEKGNQKITLEQVFKNLNMDPYDLTVDSLDVHAGRQTFHRFDKFNSKYNPVGASELREIYLKTDNYIKGEYFARLIKEVAKELEESRYQHAEPRLSIYGRSTGEWESLASWFIQQKVHSSNMRWMIQVPRIYDIFRSKKLVPNFAKMLENIFLPLFEATVNPQKHKTIHVFLKYVTGFDSVDDESKHSDHMFSYKSPKPEAWTTDENPPYTYYLFYMYANIMVLNNLRKERGLNTFLFRPHCGEAGSITHLVSAFLTADNISHGLNLKKSPVLQYLYYLAQVPIAMSPLSNNSLFLQYSKNPLREFLHKGLCVSLSTDDPMQFHYTKEALMEEYAIAAQLWKLSTCDLCEIARNSVLQSGLSHQEKKHFLGSNYLQDGPEGNDIRRTNVAQIRMAYRYETLCNELSFLVDAVKTEVGLNPAE
- the ampd3b gene encoding AMP deaminase 3b isoform X1, giving the protein MKRRDTPLCKQQSTPCFGKDMPRLFPRMSMSEADERVRLIAEKVYASALKEENTKDAIALFTVPEDCPIGLHEDRERALQKELAEQQSQESVQRKKHFLLKRSQSLSSPESVDWAPGASPRQSTIVYDSVLPEDSPDFQRVTISGDYCAGVTVEDYELASKSLLKALIIREKYSKLAYHRFPRTTARFLRNAENEKWQEEHEVLPDIWPFPHEEEDLYSMEGIPENLNYELQMKDGIVNVYENAEALKQQQPLSLPYPDLETFAIDLSHVLAMIADGPTKTYCHRRLNFLASKFHLHEMLNEMAEMKELKSVPHRDFYNVRKVDTHIHAAACMNQKHLLKFIQTTYHTEADRVVLEKGNQKITLEQVFKNLNMDPYDLTVDSLDVHAGRQTFHRFDKFNSKYNPVGASELREIYLKTDNYIKGEYFARLIKEVAKELEESRYQHAEPRLSIYGRSTGEWESLASWFIQQKVHSSNMRWMIQVPRIYDIFRSKKLVPNFAKMLENIFLPLFEATVNPQKHKTIHVFLKYVTGFDSVDDESKHSDHMFSYKSPKPEAWTTDENPPYTYYLFYMYANIMVLNNLRKERGLNTFLFRPHCGEAGSITHLVSAFLTADNISHGLNLKKSPVLQYLYYLAQVPIAMSPLSNNSLFLQYSKNPLREFLHKGLCVSLSTDDPMQFHYTKEALMEEYAIAAQLWKLSTCDLCEIARNSVLQSGLSHQEKKHFLGSNYLQDGPEGNDIRRTNVAQIRMAYRYETLCNELSFLVDAVKTEVGLNPAE